The Neurospora crassa OR74A linkage group V, whole genome shotgun sequence sequence CTACGGAGTTGCGGAGGCGTTTGCGGAAGCTGGCGCCAACGTGGCTATCTGgtacaacagcaacaagaagGCACTTGATGCGGCCGCAGATATTGAGAAGAGGTACGGCGTGAAGTGTACGTATCCCCCATCCCTTTCCCATtagctactactactgctgctgctgtgtcGAGACCTTCTCTAGTCTAGTTGCCTAACCAGATCGGGCTTGTGTACAGGCAAGGCATACCAAGTCAACGTGACTTCTCTCGAAGCCGTCGAGTCCGCAGTCACCGAGATCGTCAAGGAGTTCAACGGCCGTCTCGACATTTTCGTCGCCAATTCGGGAATCCCCTGGACGGACGGGGCCGCGCTCGACGGCCCTCCCGAGTCGTATAAGCGGGTCATGGCCACCAACGTCGACGGCACGTTCTGGTGCGCCCAGGTGGCCGGGCGTCACTGGCGGAGGCAGAAGCAGGAGGGGACCACGATGGACGGCAAGAAGCTCGAAGGGTTCACGTACGGCAGCTTCATCGCGACAGCAAGCATGAGTGGCCACATTGCCAACATCCCGCAGCTACAGGCAGTGTACAACGCTTCCAAGGCGGCTGTCATTCATCTGTGCAGGTCGCTGGCTGTGGAGTGGGTGGGCTTTGCGAGAGCGAACACCATCTCGCCGGGGTATATCAGGACCGATATCTCGGAGTTCTGCTCGCCCGAGGTTAAGAATGCTTGGAAGGACAAGATTCCTATGGGGTGAGATTGAAAcactcttttcttttctatcGCAAAAGTTGGAAATCATGCTGATAAGTTTGAAACAGCCGCGAAGGGGAGGTCAACGAGTTGAAGGGCGCATATCTGTATTTTGCGTCGGATGCGTCCTCTTACACAACTGGCGCAGACCTTTTGGTTGATGGCGGATATTGTGCCCCCTAAAGGCCCCAGAGGcgttaggtacctctatgacTGCTATATGAATAATGACTTGGATAGATTAGCTCTAtggatattttaatactcgTTGTCGGTATCAGGCTATCGCCAACAAGGCTGGCTTCCTGTACACGATATTTTGCATAGTTTGTGTTTCCGTGATGATACCATCCTTCCATTGGAGGATACCCGGGAAGGAGCTGTGAATGGGTGTGCAGGCCCCCCCGAGGGAGCCTTGAACTCTGCCTCGGAGGAGCACAGCTTCGGTGTATTTATCGCCAGCTGTTCGGCAGCTGAGTGGGGTTTTCAATGACGACGAAAGTGGCCGCGGCCCGCCAACCTGGCGGTGAGGGGCGCTCTGCTTGGGCGGTCAGAGTTCAGTTCCATGCCTTTAGTGAGTTTTGGACCTGTCCCTGCGTGGTGCTTAGAACTAGTAGTCCCTGGCGGCCTCTGAAAGAGGGCCTTGCCGGGTCTAGAACCTCTTTCTGACACTTGGAGCCTCACAAGGGAACGTCTGGCAGCAATTCCACGGCGCACAGCTTTGGAGGAGAAGTGGAAATCCATCCCAGGCATTCGATTTGGGCGAAGGAAACGCCAGAGGCCAAGAGGAATATGACGTTCGTTCAAGACTTGCCGCGTGGGAAGGCACATCGCCAGACACCGTGACAGTTCCTTGTGAGCCCGAGGCGCATTTTCGCATCGAGGCTGGGCTGGGATCCGTTGGCGTACCGCTGCAACGGATTGATACCTCTACGTTCAGTTCGTTGCCATTGATATCAGATGGGAGAGGAGAGCCCCTGTGGACCTGTGCCTGGGCTTCCTTGCCTCGCTGTTCCCTCTCCTGGTTGCAGGTGTTTCGGCAAGCTTAACCAGAACCCCTAAAACGTGCCCGCTCCGGGTACCTTACCTTCTGTTATGGATTCCACGGTAAATTGTTGATACTGTAAATAGCATCAGCCTCAAAGACTTTGTCGAGAAATACGAGCCGAAAACGGCACATTTTTCACACATCTGCTCACACTATACTATACCATTCAGCGCAATCCCCTCGATCATCTTTTGTAAATCTTGGAATAGGTGAAACACGCAACGGCAATAGCCTTCTTACATCCAACCCGccaaaaaaatatataaatcaaAAGAGGCGTTTAGGGTACTTTTCAGGTTGTCCGTGGTTCAACGGCGGGAAACAAACTGAGAGGAAGGCAACAACCAGGTTGTACCCCTCATCCCACCCGGACCCCAGCTTTGCCCGGCCGCTGCTTGCTGCACCCTGGGTGGCATCCATTCACTGCTGGTGAACCACTCGCCGCCCGCTGTTCAGTGCTGGTGCATGCTGGCTGCCACTTCAGTCCACCGCGGACCTAAAACTAACTGGAAGTCGcctccttcaactcctcGGCCGGCCGCccaactccctcctccttcagccCTACATTTTGGCTCGCAACCTTACATTGCTCGCTCTTCCTCCTGGACAAAccgccttccttccctcaAACTCGACTATTTGGCCCATCTTGTCCCTTTTGCGACAACATTCATCGCACAAGTCCGGCGACCGACTATAGGGATTCTATACTAACGAACCCTGCCCAACACCTCCCACCTTGTCACTTATCTGGAGACTCTCTCGGACTGCTCAGTCTCTTGTTTGCTGCCGCCATTGCTAGTTATTATCTGTGATTACCAGAGACATGGAAAGCAACAATGGTACCGGCGCGCCCGGCGCCTTCCACACCCAGCAGGTTGACAATGCCATTCGCGCCATCCAGCACAAGAGGCCATTGCCCGAGATCGACTTCACCATTCACACCATGGAGGATGGCTCCCAAGTGAGCACCATGGAGCGTGTCTGCAAAGGTAggtttcctttcctcctcctcaacaccacTGCCTCAACTTGTCAAATCATGACTGTCGTTCGTTGCGATCCTGCGACCACTACTGGGCACCTTGgccttttccccctttttttctctctgtACTGCAAGTTCTAACAGGCGCCGTCTTGGCCTTCGTTTCCAGATGTTCAGGCGCCTGCCATGTTCAAGCCCAGCGACGAGCAATTTTTCGAGGACGAAACCCACACCAAGCCCGACATCCAGTTTTTGAAGCAACATTTTTACCGCGAGGGCCGTTTGACCGAGGAGCAAGCACTATGGATCATCAGGGAGGGTACCAAGCTTCTGCGCGCCGAGCCCAACCTGCTGGAGATGGACGCTCCCATTACCGTTTGCGGTGATGTCCACGGCCAATACTACGATTTGATGAAGCTCTTCGAGGTCGGTGGTGACCCGGCCGAGACCAGGTATCTCTTCCTGGGCGACTACGTTGATCGTGGTTACTTCAGTATCGAGTGTGTCTTGTATCTCTGGGCGCTCAAGATCCACTACCCCAAGACACTCTGGCTGCTGCGCGGAAACCACGAGTGCCGGCATTTGACCGACTACTTCACCTTCAAGCTCGAGTGCAAGCACAAGTACTCGGAGGCCATCTACGAGGCATGCATGGAGTCGTTCTGTTGTCTGCCGCTGGCGGCAGTCATGAACAAGCAGTTCCTCTGCATTCACGGCGGTTTGAGCCCTGAGCTCCACACTCTCGACGACATCAGAAACGTTAGTCTAACAGCCACTTGACTGCCACGTTATGGTATGGGCATACTAACCCGGTGACTTTTATGCAGATTGACCGTTTCCGCGAGCCCCCCACACAAGGTCTCATGTGCGACATCCT is a genomic window containing:
- a CDS encoding sorbitol utilization protein SOU2, coding for MAAEMKDGRFAHDITVAPQTNSVMSLFSLKGKTAIVTGAAAGIGYGVAEAFAEAGANVAIWYNSNKKALDAAADIEKRYGVKCKAYQVNVTSLEAVESAVTEIVKEFNGRLDIFVANSGIPWTDGAALDGPPESYKRVMATNVDGTFWCAQVAGRHWRRQKQEGTTMDGKKLEGFTYGSFIATASMSGHIANIPQLQAVYNASKAAVIHLCRSLAVEWVGFARANTISPGYIRTDISEFCSPEVKNAWKDKIPMGREGEVNELKGAYLYFASDASSYTTGADLLVDGGYCAP